One region of Quercus lobata isolate SW786 chromosome 2, ValleyOak3.0 Primary Assembly, whole genome shotgun sequence genomic DNA includes:
- the LOC115978157 gene encoding uncharacterized protein LOC115978157, with translation MQILWREVFGRDRPLTVDEFLYCYKPSAISQSEGFYQFTARGNDCRLIKSLASSDRKWKTEFIFVSGFWAGNPVDVGRDPFPPYTGDLGNLRPEAAKRPSLSKFHRDRVHRARLHTDRSFRSLVTLRRLAKWGLGPEPSDEAIAHEVTVRKRMSTMKENRGKEIAGEGKRPESQTQDRPEGQTRPLAGDKRKFLPKNIDLEGLPSRRDKRVKSGSSKVVKSKPPQSQPAAQIVDVDSSTPVESTPSKTPPRTPLAKSTTPGSSQPSTSIIENEDLAWERFQIAVKDEDINMCYNMGLKEFEHSGVHDLFKVCQYLSSLFG, from the exons atgcaaattttgtggagggaagtttttggtagggaccgtcctcttacagtggacgagttcctttattgttataaaccttCTGCCATAAGTCAATCTGAAGGTTTTTATCAGTTTACTGCTAGAGGGAATGATTGTAGGTTGATCAAATCCCTAGCTTCGTCTGATAGGAAATGGAAGACGGAGTTCATTTTTGTTTCAGGCTTCTGGGCAGGGAACCCTGTGGACGTTGGCAGGGATCCCTTTCCCCCTTACACTGGGGACCTAGGGAACCTTCGTCCAGAAG CTGCCAAACGTCCGTCTTTGAGCAAATTTCACCGCGACCGCGTCCACAGGGCTCGTCTACATACAGACAGGAGCTTTCGTTCTCTTGTCACGCTTAGACGTCTAGCCAAGTGGGGTTTAGGTCCTGAGCCTTCAGACGAAGCTATCGCCCACGAAGTTACTGTgcgaaaaa gaatgtcaacaatgaaagagaaCAGAGGGAAGGAGATTGCAGGAGAGGGGAAACGTCCTGAGAGTCAGACCCAGGATCGTCCTGAGGGTCAGACACGTCCATTGGCTGGGGACAAAAGGAAGTTCTTGCCAAAAAACATTGACTTGGAAGGGCTCCCCAGTCGTAGAGACAAAAGGGTTAAGTCAGGCTCGTCCAAGGTGGTCAAGTCCAAACCTCCCCAGTCCCAGCCTGCCGCCCAGATAGTTGATGTGGACTCGTCCACTCCAGTGGAGTCCACGCCGTCCAAGACTCCACCCAGAACTCCTTTGGCCAAGTCTACCACGCCTGGCTCGTCCCAGCCTTCTACGAGCATTATTGAGAACGAAGACCTGGCTTGGGAACGTTTCCAGATAGCTGTCAAGGACGAGGATATAAACATGTGCTATAACATGGGCTTGAAGGAATTTGAGCATTCAGGCGTCCATGACCTCTTCAAGGTATGCCAGTATCTCTCATCCTTATTTGGTTAG